A window of Globicephala melas chromosome 2, mGloMel1.2, whole genome shotgun sequence genomic DNA:
CCAAAAAAACTCAGTGGTGGCCTTCATTTAATGAAGTTGAGATACCAAAGCTTCCCTGGCTTTGTGCAGAGGGAATTCAAAGACAGGGAGATAGGAGTGTCAGAGCAGACATATTTTGTGTGACTTGCATACCATCCCCCACCTTCCCTAACTACATTCATTGAGAGCaccagcttaaaacaacaaacatttaatcTATCTCACCGTTTCTAAGGGTCAGGAGTGGTTTAGCACTGGCTCGGGGTCTCCCACAAGGCTGCAATCAAGATGTTGGTTGAGACTGTGTTATTTAAAGGCCTGCCTGGGGCTGAAGGATCTGTTTCCAAGATGGTTCACTCCCATGGCTCTTGGCAGGAGACCTCAGTTTGTCACTGCATGAGCCTCTCCACAGCAGTTTGAGTGTCTTCACATCACAgcagctggcttcctccagagcAAGTGACCCAAGGCAGAAAGAGCAAGGCAAAAAAGCCACAATGTCATGCAGAGCCTTGGAAGTGAGGCTGTATTCTATTGATCACATAGACCAACCGTGATACCTGTGGGCGAGGATCACACAAGGGCAAGAATACCAGAGGCAGGGATCCCTAGGATCCACCTTGAAAGCTGGCTATCACAGCAGCTTGGCCTTCCACCAGCTAACTTTGCTGTTTCCCTTCCCTGTAAACACTCTTGTGAGGCTTCTGAGGGCCAGGCTCAGGGAGCCAGTCTGATCATGGTTTAGTGGAGGTTTGGTTTATGAATCTTGGGAATATGTTGAAGTGATGGGCTAAGAACTGTGTGAAGAACTTCAGTGAGACAAATTAATACTGTGCATTTTTCCCCCAACATTGAAGATTATAGTGGGACCATGGATCTGTTTGGAGACATAGATGACATTTCTTCAGAGAGTGACAGGGACAATCAACCACCCATTTCAGGACAGCCTGTTACTGTAAGTACAATAACAAATCTCAACTGGGCCCATTGttcaaagttaagaaaaaagtttCAGAGGCTGATGGGTCATGTAGGGAGGGGACATGGATAATGAATAGCAGTCTGAAACATCTGACGAATGGGTGACTTTCTTAGCTATGTTGGGAATTTCTGGATATTAAAGGGAATAGAAGGAATTGCTCAGAATGAATTCGATGCCAAACTTTAGGGGCTAGACTGTGAGGATGCATAATTTGAAAACCTttgatttaaaagtttttcttattTACACATGTGCCAAGAAGTGTGTACTATTTGACATTCTTCTCTGATTTTAATACTTAGCATTGAGGGGTTGCATAATTTCACACATCTGTTGCTAAATATCTTATGCAAGCTAGATATGTCAACATTTTTTCTGGTAATGCAGGCTAACAGGTCTTGTTTTGCATggtggttttttttggggggtggggagaggatgaaATTTTAAGGAGAGGCCTGGAGGGGTTGCCAACTGCTTTATCTCTGAAGGGGTGTCCAAGTTTACTTCTGGTCACACCTGCATCTGCCTAGTGCAGAAGGAGAGCTAGAGCATTTCCAATGTCAACTCAGGCTCTCACGTTCTGATTCTCTCTTAGGATGGACGTGGAGTGCCTCAGGACCAGCAGGAGGAAGAGCCAATTTCTGAAACCAAAATAGAAGTAGAAATTCCCAGCATCAACTGTGATTTAGGAAATGAATTGTACTTTGTTAAACTACCCAAATTTCTCAGCATAGAACCCAAGTAAGAGGACtgattaaaggttttttttttttttccccaagatatTGAGTAAAAACATGTGGAAtgtaaatgtttttcttatttataatgaGTTGGCTAATCACAGAGTTGGGAGATTTCTCATGTaactctgaaaaaataaatttagaatgtGCTGTGGTAGAAAATGATGAATTACTGGTGTGAGAAAGTTTTAATGCTAATAATTCTTCTAGCACTTTGGCACTTTCTTATAAATGAGCAGACATAGCTGATGAAGGTATTTTTCACTATCATAAAgctgaaaaattggaaaatgagaGTGAGAAAGTTTTCTAGAGAAATCACAAATGTTCAATGCAAAAGCCTTTGTGAATCTAGAAACGACCACAATTTTAGACAACAAAATAGTGTTGATGGGTATTATTCACGATGGTGCACTATTGCAAGCTCTTATGCAATTAAACATgacacttttcttaaaaaatatgaagagataGATCATGTGTCACCTATACTTTAGAGGACATACATCACcgaacaaaaatataatttaaaaactttgaacTATTAGTcacatttggattttatttcaggtaatatgttttaaaatcaaatttcaaGGAAGTATAGTAATTTGCATACTTTTTGAAGTTTTACATGAAGTTATTTGtctactgtgatttttttaacatattagtGCATGTTGTAAagattattttatacattaattaTATTCAATACTAAAGATGGCTAAtactacattaaaaaacaacttttaggCCTTTTGATCCTGAGTATTATGAAGATGAATTTGAAGATGAGGAAGTGCTTGATGAAGAAGATAGAACCAGGTTAAAATTAAAGGTACCATTTCACACTTTattcctgtgttttgttttttgtgttttttttttgagtttttccttttataaagtaAAACACAGGGGTAACAATTTGAGACCAGCTTATAAAATGATCTTTATGTTTATTGTCATAAACAATCAACAAATAACTGCTTAGAACAAGGaattaaatatcttttcagaGTATTTTTAGAGGAGAAGGtatatatcctttttaaaaaatccttgtaGAATTGTCacttttttaacctttcttttgCGGTTGTAATTTTTCGACAGAAGTAAAgataaaaattcttgaaaattgTTAGCTATTTCCTTCAGGATAAATAATAATGTAGCTAGGTACACCGAACTGCCTCCACATTTTATTGTGGATAGATCCAAGCAGCTTCCCACAATAAGAGTATCTCAGACTCTTTATGGAAATTCAGGTTATGCACAGAAAATAGGCCTTGTCATTAGGTGGTCCCCCTCAAGAAGGCCTGGATGGCAAAACCCTACCATTGCTCTCACAGGGATGGCATTGCCTTTAACCGGGTTTTGAATAAGCTTCTGCCAGAGGCCGCAGTGGTAGCCGTGGCAGGATCCATTTTTATGCTACTTTTGTAATTTGGAGTTCCCCACCATAAGGGTAGGGTAAAGCAAAAGTCTCAGGTTTTAATCTGTTGTTTATTACTtaattgtatattctttttaaaattaatactcaGAGCTTCTCTATCTTACTAGGCGAATGGGTCCTTTTTTAGTCCTTCTTTCTCTGGGTTCATAGCCTTCAAGTTGGGCTGCAATAGACAGAGATCTCAGTTGTAACCGCCTATCTCATATGGCCCCGAAGTTTTTGCTTCCACTGCCATGAACTGGAGCTCAGAGATGATTAAAACAAAATGTCTGTTGAGTTCAACCAATATCTCTAGGTATCTGTAGCAGGAAGGTTTCCATGTTGCCTAATCAGCTATTTTGTGGTGAGCTTATTCTCTTACCATCTATGAACTCTTGGCACATGATTATAGGTCACTTGAGGAAAAAAGAGCACGCAGTTAGTAACACTGGTTTTCTAATGCCTTTGTGTTTTGAAACAGATAGAAAATACTATACGATGGAGGATACGCCGggacaaagaaggaaatgaaattaaagaaagcaATGCTCGGATAGTCAAGTGGTCCGATGGAAGGTGAGCATAAATGCCTGAAGAGTACGGAAATGCCCAGAGGGAGGCCTGGGATGAATGAAGTTTTCTGCGTAGGACCGTATTTTAGGATCATCTTTCATTAAAGAATCAACAAGATCTAGGCCTCTGGCATTACCTGGGAAACCTGGGAGAAATAAATAAGGTTAAGATCACAGTGCAGCACTTGGATACTCTAGTCAtagacccaagatgtgatcaaaTTCACAGTATCTACCTTATTGAGATGAAAGCCTAATCTTAGTGCCCATTTGTGATAATTGGACATTATAAATTGGTATGTTTGAAAAAATGGTTTCTATTTTACTAATGAAATGGTAGAGAGtgggaaaatgataaaaacaattatatttgAAGTTGAAAGGAAGATGGATTTTACCACCTTTTACTTTGAAAGGTTAGGTTAGTTGTTTCCagtatcttttctttgtttttcttatgaaTTCATTATGGGGACAGGATGCTGCAGTTCCACAGCATTTTAAGAACAGCTAACAGGGTAGAATGGAAGCTGTAGGATTTGTTAAATATCCACGCTAATAACTGAACTATTTATTATTTCCAGCCTGTCCCTGCATTTAGGCAATGAGGTGTTTGATGTTGACAAGGCCCCGATGCAGGGCAATCACAACCAGCTGTTCATTAGGGAAGACACTGGTCTGCAGGGACAAGCCATCTTTAAGTCCAAACTCACCTTCAGGTAACTATTCATAGTGACCCACAGCTACTTGGCAGTTAAAGAGCAACAGGGCAGAGAGGTTGGCTGTGCACAAAGCCTGCCTCAGTTCTGATTGACCTGATTTTGAGGTGCAGCT
This region includes:
- the LOC115849269 gene encoding RNA polymerase-associated protein LEO1-like, with amino-acid sequence MDLFGDIDDISSESDRDNQPPISGQPVTDGRGVPQDQQEEEPISETKIEVEIPSINCDLGNELYFVKLPKFLSIEPKPFDPEYYEDEFEDEEVLDEEDRTRLKLKIENTIRWRIRRDKEGNEIKESNARIVKWSDGSLSLHLGNEVFDVDKAPMQGNHNQLFIREDTGLQGQAIFKSKLTFRPHATDCATLRKMTLLLANRCSRTQKIRILPMAGRDPECQRTEMVQKEEERLRASTHQETIHLWEKQNQRGPSAPYQGPSSGEEGEASKNHGRGGEPSRKRKAGSEEEEDD